CGTCGGATATCGGCGCGCTGCGCGAGCGGGTGCGCTCGGCGGCTGACGGCTGGTTGGTGCCGCCGGGGGACGTGGGGGAGTGGGCGGAGGCGCTAAATCAGGTTGCTCGTAATACGAAGGCTTTGCGCACTGCGCGGCCAAGCGCGGTTGATAGCATAGACCAGCACCGCATGCGCCTGGATGCCGTGTATCAAGCGATGCGTGCGAAATTGCTCGCGAAGCCCGCGCTTCGGTAGAACGGCGTTCCCCCTGAGACATCCGGTGGGCCATCGGTCAGCCGATCGACTGCGCCGACGCGACTGTACGGCTTTCCGGGATGCGCGTGTGCCGATTCGGCGCACTTCAGCGTTCAGCCGTCCTGACCTATAATAGGCTGCAATGGTAGCGCTGCGTTGCGCCGGCATCACCGCGCGCCCGGCGCTGCAAGGTCTGGTATTCAGGCGGACAGATTGATTAGCGTCGTTATTCCGATGTACAACGAGGAAGCCGCGATTGAGCACGATCTCAATGTGATCGCGGACACCATGCGCTCGCTGGGCGAGCCGTATGAGATCGTCGTGGTGGACGACGGTTCGCAGGACCGGTCAGCTGAGATTGTGGCTGCGCTGCAGTGGGTGCGCATGCTCAAGCACCCCTACAATCGTGGCACCGGTGCAGCATTGATCACCGGGATTCGCGCGGCGCAAGGCGAGGTCATCGTCATGACCGACGGCGACGGCACCTATCCGAACCAGGACATCCCGCGCCTGCTGACCTTTCTGGGCGAGTACGATATGGTCATCGGCGCACGCACCTCGGAGCAGGGCACGCTCAAGGCGCTGCGGGTGCCGGCCAAGGCGTTTATCCGCTGGCTGGCCAGCTATCTGACCGGCGTCAAAATACCGGATCTGAATTCCGGATTGCGCGTCTTCCGGCGCGCAGAAGCCATGCGTTTCTTCCAGATCCTGCCGTTTGGCCACTCGTGGGTCAGCACGATTACGATGGCCTATCTTTCGAGCGGCCTCACGATCAAGTTTGCGCCGATCGAGTATTATCCGCGCAAGGGGCGCTCGAAGTTTCATCCGGTGAGCGATACTTACAACTACCTGACGCTCGTGGTGCGCGCGACCATGTATTTTGATCCACTGAAAGTATTGCTTCCCATTTCCCTTGCATTCCTTATTCTTGGTTTGGCCAAAGCTTTCCGCGACATATTTGTGTATGGTGGTAATGTCTTCTACATACCTGGTTCGACTTTGGCCATTGTGTTCACTGGCCTACAACTGGCTGCTGTAGGGTTACTCGCGGACTTGATCGTGAGGCGTAGCGTTCCGTTGGGGAGTGCCTACCGAGAAGACAACGGACCGGCGAGCAGAGTAGCCAATCATGTACCACAAGAACCTGACAGCGGGCTTGACCGATAACGCACGTGGGGTTCGTGATTTTTGAGACGATTTGGAGCTTGCAAAGCACCGTCCATGCAGGTATTCTTCATAACGCGCAAATATCCCCCTTCCATTGGGGGGATGGAGGCGTTTTCGTATTACCTATTTAGTTCGCTCCGAAAGTTCATCGATGTTCGCCTTATCGGGGGATCTTATCCATGGTGGGCGCTTCCTTACCTTAGTTCATCTGCGCTGTATCAGGTCTTGAGGCACAATCTCGCGCAGTTTGCCAGCGACCAGCACGCGGTTATACATTGTGCAGATGCTGCATTGGCTCCTTTGGCTTCAACGCTTTCAAGGTTTTCCAATGCTAAGGCAATTGTCACAGCTCATGGGCTAGATGTTACGCATGCGGGCCACATGTACCGGCACCTGGTTGTATCCCATCTCCGAAGAATCGATGGAGTCGCGTGTGACAGTGAATATACTAGTCGGCTAAGCCTCTCTGCTGGCGTTCGCCCGTCACGGGTGAGGGTGATTCAACTTGCCGTTGACACGTCGATGTATATGCCGATGTCGCGTGACAAGTCGCTCCTGCTACTGGAAGATTTGAGGTTGCCATCCTTGTCTGAGCGTGTCGTTATTATGACTGTCGGCCGCCTGGTGCCGCGAAAGGGGGTGCTGTGGTTCATCGAAAACGTAATGCCGGTCTTAGCGGCGCGACTCCCCAGCGTGTTGTACATCGTGGTTGGTGAAGGAAGTAATGCGCTACCTGCACAGCGTGCTATCTTGCGTCTGGGGCTTTCCAAACAGGTCATAATGCTGGGTGGACAAGATCTTGAATCAATTCGAGCCATTTCATCATGGGCAACGGCTTTTATTGCGCCCAACATCAAGTGCGAGTCCGATCCAGAGGGCTTTGGACTTGTTACGCTTGAGGCTCGGGCGCTGGGCCTACCGGTCATTGCATCCGAAGTCGACGGACTTGGCGAGTCAATCCTTAATGGCAAAGATGGGCTACTCGCCGGGACTGGAGATGTTAATTCTTTCTTAGAGGCAATCGAGTATTTGATTGCGAATCGCGACCGTCTGTGGCCGGCCAGTGACATTCGTGAACGCATGCTTCGTGAGTTCAGCTGGGACAAGGTTGCACGCACCTATGTTCAGTTTTACCACGATGTTCAAGCTGGCACAGTCTGAGTCCGAGATAGGGCGAAGCTTGGTTACTGACATGTCCCTTCTCCAATCAGCAAACTCGAGGCCACAAACTGGCGCAAGTGCCGACATTCGCTTCTCAGTTGTGATTCCGATCTTAAACTCACCAGTCATTGCTGACGTGATTCGGGCGCTGATGTCCCAGACTATAGGTTTTGATCTGTTTGAGGTGGTCATCGTTGGTCGTGACGATGCGGGACTTGTCAGAGAAAATCCCAATGTGCGCTTTGTTGCTACACCGCATCCCGTGTCACCAGCTGCGGCACGAAACATCGGTATCAGGCAAACACATGGTCCACTCGTCGTGATGCTAGACTCAGATGCGATTCCGGCAAGGGACTGGCTCGAACGGATAGGGAAGTGGTTTGACAACCCCCATACCAATGCGGTTGGCAGTGGTGTCGATTTGGTGACGCCGCACAACTATTGGATGATGAGCGACCATATAAGCTCCTTCCACGAATACCTAACGTCGGCAAAGGAGGGGTTGCGGAAACAGCTTCCAACGATAGGGTTAGCCTTAAGAAGGTCGTTGCTCGCTGACGTGGGCCTATTTGATGAGAGGTTTCCCGCCGCAAGTGGAGAAGATTCCGATTTGACTACGCGCATTAGGCGCCACGGCGCCCAACTGCGCTTTGATCCTGATCTTCGAGTTCTGCATGCCCCTTCGCGCGTAACTTGTCAATCGGTAGTTCGGCATTCCTACCAGTCTGGTCGGTTTTCGATCAAAGCGGATCGGCGCTGGGATTCGTTTCTTAAGACGCCGCTACCCCTTCAGCATGCCTCATTGCTGATTGTGTGCTCACCGCTAATTGCACTCGTTTCGACATTGCGGATCTACCTGGATGATCGAGCACTCTGGACGAATTGGTATCTTGCCCCGATTGTTTTTCTGCTCAAACTGATTTGGTGCTTTGGGGCAGCCGAGAATAGGAGAAGGCAGTGAGGGTTGGTATCCTTGGTGCCGGTATCGCCGGTCTATCTTGTGCCTGGCTTCTAAAACAGCGTGGTATTGATTCCGTCGTTTTTGAGCGCCGTGATTTTGTAGGCGGCTTGGCGCGAAGCTTCGAATGGCAGGGCTTCAATTGTGATTTTGCCAGCCATCGTCTGTTCACTCTCGATGAGGCACTCCTTCGACAGTTGATTTCACTCGTCCCAATGGGAAGGCATGTGCGCCGAAGCAGCATCTTCCTGCGAGGCAAGTGGATGGGTGATCCGATTAGCGTGCTGGAAATCGGTAGGCGATTTAGCCCGGTTATCACGGGGCGACTTGCTTGGAGCTACCTCGTCCGGCAGAAAAATGAACGCCCACGCTCCTTTAATGACTATGTTGACGCGCTTTATGGGCGCGCGATGAATGAATTCGCCTTCAAGTCATATACCGAGCGTCTATTCGGCATTCCCGGAGACGATATCGATGTAGAGTGGGCAAGGAACAAGATTCGCTTGGCAGGCTTCGCGGATGTGCTGAGAGAAAATTCAAAAAAGAAATTCTCCTATTTCTATTATCCGCTTCACGGCGGCTATGGCGCAATAGCGCGAGCACTTGGTAGTGCCATAGCCTCTCAGGTGCGACTCAACACACGGGTGACAGCACTTGAGACAGACGGTAACCGCATTACAGCGGTAATCTCAAAACACGGGCATGAAATTCGCCGAGATGAGTTTGATATTGTGATATCTACGATGCCCATGACAATTCTTGGACGGATGCTGGGGCGGCGCGTCCCGTTGAGTTTCCGTCCCGTTCACACGGTTTATTTGCACATCCGCAAGGCATATGCATCTGATAATCACTGGGTATATTTCATGGATCCCGGCTATATTGTCAACCGGATGGTTGAATTCAAGAACATGAGTCCGTTCGATTGCCCGCCTGATAGCAGCGTGCTGTGCGCTGAAGTTACGGCGACATCGTACGACATCACTACCCGTGTAGTAGACGACCTGGTGCGGTCGCGCTTTCTTTCGTCGGGCGATGTTGTCGACACGATGGAAATGGTGGAGCCTTTTGGGTATCCGGTCTACTCGCGTGCATACCAACAGACGGTCACAGATACGCGCGTCTTGTTTGCGCGTTATCAAAACCTGTTCCTGATAGGCCGTAGTGCGGAATTTGAGCATAAGGAGGTCGATGACAACTTCGCAACAGCTCTCTCTGTAACAAAGCAGATCGCTGATCAAGCCGAACCCCTCCAGTTGTCCAGCCCAGAGGTACAATTCCAGGTGGATACCGAATCCAACCCCGAAATCTACGTGGTAATTCTCGCGTTCAACAACGTACATGACACAATTGAGTGTATCGAGTCTGTTAAACGGCAGGTCGGCGTGGCGATGCGCATTGTGGTCGTGGATAACGGCAGCACAGATGACACGCCGCAGACCTTGCGAGAGCGTTTCGCGGAAATAAGCGTTCTGGAAACGGGCAGGAATCTCGGAGTGCCATGGGGATACAACTATGGATTTGTAGCCGCTCTGAGGAGTGGTGCAGAGTATATCCTCATGCTAAACAATGATACGGTCTTGGCTCCGGATGCTGCGGCACATTTATTGCAGTCAATGCGCGACAATCCAAGAGCTGCCATAGCGATGCCCAAAGTGGTCTATTATGATGCGCCCAATATGATCTGGGCAGCGGGTGCGCGCCGCCGCCTGTTTCCACCGGCTATAGTCTCAATTGGAAATGGACTTGATGCCAATACGAAGTTGGCAGAACCTCAGAATATTGAATACGCCATTTCGTGTGCACTGCTTATTCATCGACGGGCCTTTGAAGCAGCCGGGCTATTTGATCCGGGTTATTTCTTCTACTTTGATGACTGGGATTTCTCGCAGCGTGTGCGTGCACATGGTCTCGACATACGGTTTGTCCCTAAAGCACACATCGCGCATAAGATTTCGCGTTCAACGAAACGGTCAGGCCATATGCAATCCTTCTACCAGGTATATGGTGAAAGTGCGACGCGCTTCTATCGGCGGCATGGTAGCCCGGTAATGATCTCTTTGCCTCTTCATATTGCGTACATAATGGGGCGCGAAATCATAAGGGGTAATTGGCGTTGGGTGGGAGCGTTTGCAGTCGGAGTTCGCTTGGGCTTAAATAAGCCCCTCGGTGCAATTCCTACTCTAGCGGATGCCCAAGTGCCCCAGAGTGAGATCTTGTTCGATACAACTGAACGCGGGGTCTAATCCGAGTAATCGCATTAAATGGTCGGCTATCTCGGCATGGATTGATGCCCATGTTGATGGGTCAAGAATAACGGTGGCTATTCACCTACGACAATGGGGCAACCAAAGTTCGAATCCAGTGCTTGCTGCAACTGTGGCACTTCGGAGTTTCTTGAAGTGATGACCGGGCCTGATCGGATGCACGGCTTGCCTGGAATGTTTCGTCACGTGGAATGCAGAACGTGTGGTTGGATTCGGCAGGAACCACGACTAATCGCGGCTGATCTTTCAGCATATTACCCGTCAGAGTATCTTTCTTATCGCAAAGCGCCTCAGGGCGATCGCCACATATTGCGCCAAGTGATCGATCGCTATGGATTGATCAAACGGCGTAGAGCAATCGAACGCTA
This Chloroflexota bacterium DNA region includes the following protein-coding sequences:
- a CDS encoding FAD-dependent oxidoreductase, which codes for MRVGILGAGIAGLSCAWLLKQRGIDSVVFERRDFVGGLARSFEWQGFNCDFASHRLFTLDEALLRQLISLVPMGRHVRRSSIFLRGKWMGDPISVLEIGRRFSPVITGRLAWSYLVRQKNERPRSFNDYVDALYGRAMNEFAFKSYTERLFGIPGDDIDVEWARNKIRLAGFADVLRENSKKKFSYFYYPLHGGYGAIARALGSAIASQVRLNTRVTALETDGNRITAVISKHGHEIRRDEFDIVISTMPMTILGRMLGRRVPLSFRPVHTVYLHIRKAYASDNHWVYFMDPGYIVNRMVEFKNMSPFDCPPDSSVLCAEVTATSYDITTRVVDDLVRSRFLSSGDVVDTMEMVEPFGYPVYSRAYQQTVTDTRVLFARYQNLFLIGRSAEFEHKEVDDNFATALSVTKQIADQAEPLQLSSPEVQFQVDTESNPEIYVVILAFNNVHDTIECIESVKRQVGVAMRIVVVDNGSTDDTPQTLRERFAEISVLETGRNLGVPWGYNYGFVAALRSGAEYILMLNNDTVLAPDAAAHLLQSMRDNPRAAIAMPKVVYYDAPNMIWAAGARRRLFPPAIVSIGNGLDANTKLAEPQNIEYAISCALLIHRRAFEAAGLFDPGYFFYFDDWDFSQRVRAHGLDIRFVPKAHIAHKISRSTKRSGHMQSFYQVYGESATRFYRRHGSPVMISLPLHIAYIMGREIIRGNWRWVGAFAVGVRLGLNKPLGAIPTLADAQVPQSEILFDTTERGV
- a CDS encoding glycosyltransferase family 2 protein; the protein is MISVVIPMYNEEAAIEHDLNVIADTMRSLGEPYEIVVVDDGSQDRSAEIVAALQWVRMLKHPYNRGTGAALITGIRAAQGEVIVMTDGDGTYPNQDIPRLLTFLGEYDMVIGARTSEQGTLKALRVPAKAFIRWLASYLTGVKIPDLNSGLRVFRRAEAMRFFQILPFGHSWVSTITMAYLSSGLTIKFAPIEYYPRKGRSKFHPVSDTYNYLTLVVRATMYFDPLKVLLPISLAFLILGLAKAFRDIFVYGGNVFYIPGSTLAIVFTGLQLAAVGLLADLIVRRSVPLGSAYREDNGPASRVANHVPQEPDSGLDR
- a CDS encoding glycosyltransferase family 4 protein — translated: MQVFFITRKYPPSIGGMEAFSYYLFSSLRKFIDVRLIGGSYPWWALPYLSSSALYQVLRHNLAQFASDQHAVIHCADAALAPLASTLSRFSNAKAIVTAHGLDVTHAGHMYRHLVVSHLRRIDGVACDSEYTSRLSLSAGVRPSRVRVIQLAVDTSMYMPMSRDKSLLLLEDLRLPSLSERVVIMTVGRLVPRKGVLWFIENVMPVLAARLPSVLYIVVGEGSNALPAQRAILRLGLSKQVIMLGGQDLESIRAISSWATAFIAPNIKCESDPEGFGLVTLEARALGLPVIASEVDGLGESILNGKDGLLAGTGDVNSFLEAIEYLIANRDRLWPASDIRERMLREFSWDKVARTYVQFYHDVQAGTV
- a CDS encoding glycosyltransferase, with amino-acid sequence MFSFTTMFKLAQSESEIGRSLVTDMSLLQSANSRPQTGASADIRFSVVIPILNSPVIADVIRALMSQTIGFDLFEVVIVGRDDAGLVRENPNVRFVATPHPVSPAAARNIGIRQTHGPLVVMLDSDAIPARDWLERIGKWFDNPHTNAVGSGVDLVTPHNYWMMSDHISSFHEYLTSAKEGLRKQLPTIGLALRRSLLADVGLFDERFPAASGEDSDLTTRIRRHGAQLRFDPDLRVLHAPSRVTCQSVVRHSYQSGRFSIKADRRWDSFLKTPLPLQHASLLIVCSPLIALVSTLRIYLDDRALWTNWYLAPIVFLLKLIWCFGAAENRRRQ